One window of the Granulicella arctica genome contains the following:
- a CDS encoding Crp/Fnr family transcriptional regulator, whose amino-acid sequence MTLPSTGNGLARPRNYILAQMPEAQFHYLSKFLVPLDLPLGFHLSQPHQDIENLYFPTSGLISTDALTESGDSVEVGVTGREGFAGVVGLLGYPQMAHSVIMQGSGAGYRIRMSVFREEFLKGGQLAQLVHSFLYMQMTQMTQSVLCNRLHPVEARLARWLLTSADRMESNMLQLTQEFLAQMLGSRRSTVTVAAGSLQRAGWIDYTRGRIQIVNRVGLESAACECYRIVRTTYDRMLPANF is encoded by the coding sequence GTGACTCTACCCTCAACTGGTAATGGTCTGGCGAGGCCGCGTAACTACATCCTCGCGCAGATGCCCGAAGCCCAGTTCCACTACCTGTCGAAGTTCCTCGTTCCGCTGGACCTTCCCTTAGGCTTCCATCTCTCGCAGCCACACCAGGATATTGAGAACCTTTACTTCCCGACCAGCGGCCTGATTTCGACAGACGCCCTGACTGAGAGCGGTGATTCGGTTGAGGTTGGCGTGACTGGGCGCGAAGGTTTCGCCGGTGTCGTCGGTCTGCTGGGCTATCCGCAGATGGCGCACTCCGTCATCATGCAAGGGTCAGGTGCAGGCTATCGTATCCGCATGTCTGTCTTTCGTGAGGAGTTTCTCAAGGGTGGACAACTCGCCCAATTAGTCCACTCGTTCCTCTACATGCAGATGACCCAGATGACGCAGTCTGTGCTCTGCAATCGGCTGCACCCGGTTGAGGCGCGCCTGGCGCGATGGTTGCTGACCTCTGCCGATCGCATGGAATCGAATATGTTGCAGCTTACACAGGAGTTTCTGGCGCAGATGCTTGGCTCCCGCCGCTCGACCGTTACGGTGGCTGCCGGAAGCCTGCAGCGTGCCGGGTGGATCGACTACACGCGTGGCCGCATCCAGATCGTCAACCGTGTAGGCCTCGAAAGTGCCGCCTGCGAATGCTACCGGATTGTGCGAACCACGTACGATCGTATGCTTCCTGCAAACTTCTAA
- a CDS encoding redoxin domain-containing protein, translating into MKRSALVIVVFVVGISLMLWAGWHNLRERRLALQKAQENRIVLAPATPGKDGSPTADGDAPPQLRGKAAPGFTLVTLDGKKISLADYKGRPVLVNFWATWCAPCKLEMPWFEEFRAKYQGQGFEVLGIAEDDAGKDEIAKSAKKLGATYPILLTDGKIADSYGGIDYLPMSFYVDGKGIVQEQTAGLGSRDEIEANIKKLIAGNGAVPVAGGQ; encoded by the coding sequence ATGAAGCGAAGTGCGCTGGTCATCGTTGTCTTTGTCGTCGGGATCTCCCTCATGCTGTGGGCTGGATGGCATAACCTCCGTGAGCGGCGTCTGGCGCTCCAGAAGGCGCAGGAGAACCGTATCGTTCTGGCTCCGGCCACGCCCGGTAAGGATGGATCACCGACTGCTGATGGAGATGCGCCTCCGCAACTGCGTGGCAAGGCTGCACCGGGCTTCACGCTGGTCACGCTCGATGGCAAGAAAATCTCGCTGGCGGATTACAAGGGCCGGCCGGTGCTGGTCAACTTCTGGGCGACCTGGTGCGCGCCTTGCAAGCTCGAGATGCCGTGGTTTGAGGAGTTTCGTGCCAAGTACCAAGGGCAGGGCTTCGAGGTGCTGGGCATCGCCGAGGATGACGCGGGCAAGGATGAGATCGCCAAGTCGGCCAAAAAACTCGGAGCGACCTACCCGATTCTCCTGACCGACGGCAAGATTGCGGACTCCTACGGCGGTATCGACTACCTTCCCATGTCCTTCTACGTCGATGGCAAGGGCATCGTGCAGGAGCAGACGGCTGGACTGGGCTCCAGAGACGAGATCGAGGCGAACATCAAGAAATTGATCGCCGGGAACGGCGCCGTCCCTGTGGCAGGTGGTCAGTGA
- a CDS encoding protein-disulfide reductase DsbD N-terminal domain-containing protein gives MQLRSIITVAVVSTAFLPMIAQDAVKPKNTVVYVAEQQSVAAGKKSTVDLHFRVVDGYHVNSHTPKSEFLIPTALKTEPLGGVTQGTPIYSTGQEFSFSFSPTEKLDVYSGEFTIKLPVTADAGEHTVAATLHYQACDHAACYPPKSLPLQVLFTAK, from the coding sequence ATGCAGCTTCGGAGCATCATCACGGTTGCGGTTGTGTCGACCGCTTTCCTGCCCATGATCGCGCAGGATGCCGTCAAGCCAAAGAACACCGTCGTCTATGTGGCGGAGCAGCAGAGCGTGGCAGCAGGGAAGAAGTCGACGGTTGACCTGCATTTCCGGGTTGTCGATGGATACCATGTCAACTCCCACACGCCAAAGTCAGAGTTTCTGATCCCGACGGCTCTTAAGACTGAACCGCTCGGCGGCGTGACGCAGGGAACGCCTATCTACTCGACGGGGCAGGAGTTCAGCTTCAGCTTCTCACCAACCGAAAAGCTGGACGTCTACTCGGGTGAGTTCACGATCAAGCTTCCTGTGACTGCCGACGCCGGTGAGCACACGGTCGCGGCTACGCTGCACTATCAGGCGTGCGACCATGCGGCGTGCTACCCACCGAAGTCACTCCCGCTGCAGGTCCTGTTTACGGCAAAATAG